The following are encoded together in the Babesia microti strain RI chromosome II, complete genome genome:
- a CDS encoding hypothetical protein (overlaps_old_locusTagID:BBM_II04170): MGDNGLLSDAIRLLVDRFPSLPPSDSWKYLDPQLAATIHLRYLDAYTQNQQLLLHLCDKQREKAGTFTNSTTAQMNGSIGLDSQNNLISHRNYSDTCNVGDIVPYNNHQEIVPYSQINNQYSDNIDHNDSVSTIVPFSLQNNFNQPTLSIPMNNDIPINTIHSASPNGGKSPKSGIQGITFNRYKNSWCVSSVDADGLRRRKFFNIRKYGFDGARSLALDYLLEYQRRNFSSQSSLQAEVVFDRKERNLVQDILSKHDSYVYNSDSYETGKVNIAEIYNYSEKFRQKFSDICGLIFIPGILILTTVTYDNAGKRIINKFPIQNSSFEDASQLAIANLQNAYKRSKICGILPFHADKCFIYATCYDLNIDITKSFSLKEGFVAAHKKAIAFRKGVVKNMKKTSDETNVSGIIKFPGVYYDSYSKCWVSSCSYSGIRKEVKFYTKKHGEICARELAIRHRMKWMKNKL; encoded by the coding sequence TAATGGCCTACTTTCAGACGCGATCAGATTGTTAGTGGATAGATTCCCATCTCTCCCACCTTCTGATTCTTGGAAGTACCTGGATCCGCAATTAGCAGCCACAATTCATCTGCGTTATTTGGATGCATATACCCAGAATCAGCAATTACTACTTCACCTATGTGACAAACAACGGGAAAAGGCGGGGACATTTACGAATTCAACAACGGCCCAGATGAATGGGTCCATAGGACTTGACAGTCAAAACAATCTGATCTCACATAGAAATTACTCTGATACTTGTAATGTTGGTGACATAGTCCCCTATAACAACCACCAGGAAATAGTACCCTATAGCCAAATTAACAACCAATACTCCGACAACATCGACCACAATGACAGCGTATCGACTATAGTGCCATTTTCTCTACAAAACAACTTCAACCAGCCCACTTTGTCCATCCCAATGAATAATGACATCCCGATTAACACTATACATTCGGCCTCGCCTAATGGTGGGAAATCTCCCAAAAGCGGTATCCAAGGTATTACATTCAACAGGTACAAAAACTCTTGGTGCGTATCATCGGTAGACGCGGATGGGTTGAGACGacgaaaattttttaatatcagAAAGTATGGGTTTGACGGGGCTAGGTCTCTAGCGCTAGATTATTTATTGGAATATCAGCGAAGAAATTTCTCAAGCCAATCTTCTTTACAGGCGGAAGTTGTATTTGATAGGAAAGAGAGGAACTTGGTCCAAGATATTCTATCTAAGCATGACTCATATGTTTATAATTCCGATTCATATGAGACTGGGAAAGTAAATATAGCggaaatttacaattattctGAGAAGTTTAGACAAAAATTTTCGGATATATGTGGCCTCATATTTATTCCAGGTATACTAATATTAACTACTGTTACATATGATAATGCTGGAAAACGGatcatcaataaatttccCATCCAAAACTCTTCATTTGAAGATGCAAGTCAATTGGCCATTGCTAATCTTCAAAATGCCTATAAAAGATCGaaaatttgtggaatttTACCTTTTCATGCTGACAAATGCTTTATTTATGCCACGTGCTATGACTTGAATATTGATATCACCAAATCGTTTTCTCTGAAAGAGGGTTTTGTGGCTGCACATAAAAAAGCTATTGCATTTAGAAAGGGGGTTGTGAAGAATATGAAGAAGACATCAGATGAAACAAATGTTTCTggtattattaaatttccAGGCGTCTATTACGATTCATATTCCAAGTGTTGGGTCAGCAGCTGCAGTTACTCTGGGATAAGAAAGGaggttaaattttatactaaGAAACACGGTGAAATTTGTGCTAGGGAGCTGGCTATAAGACATAGAATGAAGTGGATGAAGAATAAACTATAG
- a CDS encoding phosphoenolpyruvate carboxykinase (ATP) (overlaps_old_locusTagID:BBM_II04175), with amino-acid sequence MEHLKPFIHKRSRMTDDTYVALSQDQYIKLFDDTVSKYGLHVPKIYHNAPPAILYKNALLYEKFTDITSTGALCCKSGNKTGRSPADKRTVNEPDLPIWWGNINIPMCEHSYLVNRERAIDYLNLQERIYITDAYAGWDPKYQIKIRIIASRAYHALFMHNMLIPHKATDGETFTPDFVIYNAGAFPSNRYTKDVTSSTSICMHYGRGEMVILGSEYAGEMKKGILTLIMYKMPPLKNLPLHSSCNVGSDGEVTLFFGLSGTGKTTLSADPDRFLIGDDEHVWTEDGIFNVEGGCYAKCKDLTDESEPEIFRAIRFGALLENVIIDNENIVDYKDCSITENTRCAYPLNHIPNARIPAYIDTHPSNIIFLTCDAFGVFPPIALLDNSQAMYHFISGYTSKMVGTEMGILEPTATFSACYGGPFLALHPFVYASLLDEKLKRHGSKIWLVNTGWIGGEYGSDNGHRIKLEYTRKIIQAIQNKTLKLSNDKMDVFNFRLLSHIPGVPEQILNPSLLWDDKQAYANKVKLLANAFTENFKQFLEPVELPSFVTVDVDAIIKGAPNCN; translated from the exons ATGGAGCATTTAAAGCCTTTCATCCACAAAAGGAGTAGGATGACCGATGATACCTATGTTGCTCTGTCTCAAGATCAGTATATCAAGTTGTTTGACGATACAGTATCTAAG TATGGGTTACATGTGCCTAAAATTTACCACAATGCACCTCCAGcaatattgtataaaaatgcGCTGCTTTACGAGAAATTTACCGATATTACTAGCACTGGAGCTCTCTGCTGTAAATCAG GTAATAAAACTGGAAGATCCCCGGCTGACAAACGTACGGTAAACGAACCGGATCTACCCATTTGGTGGGGGAATATAAACATACCCATGTGCGAACATTCCTACCTTGTAAATAGGGAGAGGGCTATTGACTATTTAAATCTGCAGGAAAGGATTTATATCACCGATGCATATGCCGGATGGGATCCAAAATACCAAATAAAGATACGTATCATAGCATCAAGGGCCTACCATGCTTTATTCATGCACAACATGTTGATTCCACATAAAGCGACAGATGGAGAGACCTTTACACCCGATTTTGTGATTTATAACGCGGGAGCTTTTCCTTCAAACAGATATACAAAGG ATGTCACCAGCAGCACGTCCATATGCATGCACTATGGCCGCGGTGAAATGGTTATACTAGGGTCTGAGTATGCAGGAGAAATGAAAAAGGGAATACTTACTCttataatgtacaaaatgCCACCATTAAAAAATCTGCCCCTGCACTCATCCTGTAACGTTGGATCGGATGGGGAAGTCACGCTTTTTTTTGGGTTAAGTGGTACTGGGAAGACGACATTG TCTGCGGATCCCGACAGATTCCTAATTGGAGATGATGAGCATGTGTGGACGGAAGATGGTATTTTTAACGTTGAGGGGGGGTGTTATGCCAAATGTAAGGATTTGACGGACGAATCAGAACCAGAAATCTTTAGAGCAATAAG ATTCGGAGCCTTGTTGGAAAACGTGATAATTGACAATGAGAATATTGTCGATTATAAAGACTGTTCGATAACCGAAAATACTCGTTGTGCATACCCACTAAACCACATTCCAAACGCTAGAATACCTGCTTACATAGACACTCACCCTtccaatataatttttttg ACTTGCGATGCATTTGGAGTATTCCCACCTATTGCATTGCTGGACAATTCGCAGGCCATGTACCATTTTATCAGTGGATATACCAGCAAGATGGTTGGGACAGAAATGGGTATATTGGAGCCCACTGCCACCTTTTCTGCTTGTTACGGGGGTCCATTTTTGGCTTTACACCCCTTTGTATATGCTTCATTGCTG GATGAGAAACTCAAAAGGCACGGCTCCAAGATATGGCTTGTTAACACTGGCTGGATCGGCGGCGAGTACGGTAGTGATAATGGCCATCGTATAAAACTCGAATACACGCGCAAAATAATACAAGCAATTCAAAATAAGACGTTAAAACTTAGTAACGATAAG ATGGACGTATTCAATTTCAGATTACTCTCACATATACCAGGCGTACCCGAACAAATACTGAACCCATCGCTGCTATGGGATGACAAACAAGCATATGCCAATAAAGTAAAATTGTTGGCGAATGCCTTCACCGAAAACTTTAAGCAATTTCTGGAACCCGTAGAACTACCTTCATTTGTTACGGTGGACGTGGACGCTATTATTAAAGGCGCCCCAAATTGTAACTAA
- a CDS encoding Myosin-A (overlaps_old_locusTagID:BBM_II04180), translating into MDPPTHVPLKKSKTLMQEMEAVSHLKKKTSVVNLLDNSGNAYSGYKIWSDIAPAVKNDPTLMFALCTVVSVKSEHVLICTQINPPGDNSTFEVPLSNAWNTNSQIDPMTYGDIGMLPHTNVPCILDFLRHRYMNDQIYTTAEPLVLAINPFKNLGNTTDEWVEKYRNVQDLRQLEPHIFYTSRRALDNLYEYKQNQTIIVSGESGAGKTEAIKQMMRFFAVGSKGDHSIQDAIMAANPVLEAFGNAKTIRNNNSSRFGRFIKLQVSRDGGIRFGSVLSFLLEKSRILTQDENERSYHIFYQLIKGAPEDMKKKLHILDVKDYKFINPKCIDADGIDDVGDYKLVLKSLEDMKLSQQQIETIFSIVSGVLLMGNVEFTKADLPGFDDAAEISSASKRDFDTACELMFLDKFKVEQALLEKITFAGGSEIKGRWKCEEAKVLAASLSKAIYEKLFEWIINNLNKIIEPEGGFDKFIGMLDIFGFEVFKNNSLEQLFINLTNEMLQSNFVNIVFKREAELYVSEGIPAPVIEYTTNYKVVELLCKGKCILSILEDQCLAPSGSDEKFVSNCQSNFKDNDKFEFVKVGSNINFAIVHSVGSISYNATNFLLKNKDVLRAEMTTCVQQSENAIVKELFATVKKTEHGKIAKGSLIGSQFLVQLQSLMDLINSTDPHFVRCIKPNETKKPLEWISTKVLIQIHALSVIEILGLRQLGYSYRRPFKDVIDQYSFLVGQDDCDDITRILEMLKENVGNEGYAIGKTMVFMTSQVNKELTKLQRGKLAAWNPLMKLVESNCEKMALKKKLDKHLPNLAKFQAYLRKAIYA; encoded by the exons ATGGATCCTCCTACACATGTACCTTTG AAAAAAAGCAAGACGCTGATGCAAGAAATGGAGGCGGTATCTCACTTGAAGAAGAAGACTTCCGTTGTAAACCTCCTAGACAACTCAGGAAATGCATATTCA GGTTATAAGATATGGTCTGATATTGCACCGGCGGTTAAGAATGATCCCACTCTTATGTTTGCATTGTGTACAGTTGTATCTGTGAAAAGTGAGCATGTGCTTATTTGTACCCAAATCAACCCTCCCGGCGATAACTCGACTTTTGAAGTCCCTTTGTCTAATGCTTGGAATACGAATTCTCAAATTGATCCAATGACTTATGGTGATATTGGCATGCTGCCACATACCAACGTGCCTTGTATTCTCGATTTTTTAAGGCATCGATACATGAATGACCAGATCTAT ACAACCGCCGAACCACTAGTATTGGCAATCAATCCCTTCAAGAATTTGGGTAACACTACCGATGAATGGGTTGAGAAGTATCGAAATGTCCAAGATTTAAGACAATTAGAACCGCATATCTTTTACACCTCCCGTAGGGCACTAGACAATCTATACGAATACAAGCAGAATCAAACGATTATAGTATCTGGCGAATCGGGCGCTGGTAAAACTGAGGCTATAAAGCAAATGATGAGGTTTTTTGCAGTGGGTTCTAAGGGCGATCATTCGATTCAGGATGCTATTATGGCTGCAAATCCAGTGTTAGAAGCCTTTGGTAATGCAAAAACGATACGTAACAATAACTCCAGCCGATTTGGTAGattcataaaattacagGTGTCCCGTGATGGTGGTATTAGGTTTGGTTCagttttatcatttttactTGAAAAGTCAAGAATACTAACACaagatgaaaatgaaaGGTCATatcacattttttatcagCTCATAAAAGGGGCACCGGAAGATATGAAGAAAAAGTTACACATCTTGGATGTGAAAGactacaaatttatcaatccAAAGTGCATAGATGCAGATGGAATTGATGATGTTGGGGATTATAAATTGGTCTTGAAATCACTTGAAGATATGAAATTGTCGCAGCAGCAGATTGAAACAATCTTTTCCATAGTATCAGGAGTGTTACTTATGGGAAATGTCGAATTTACTAAGGCTGATCTTCCCGGGTTTGATGATGCTGCGGAAATATCTAGTGCCTCAAAGAGAGATTTTGACACTGCATGCGAATTGATGTTTTTGGACAAATTTAAAGTTGAGCAGGCATTGTTGGAGAAGATTACATTTGCAGGTGGGAGTGAAATCAAGGGTAGATGGAAGTGCGAGGAAGCTAAAGTTTTGGCAGCTTCACTGTCCAAGGCCATATACGAGAAGTTATTCGAATGGatcattaacaatttaaacaagATTATAGAACCAGAGGGGGGATTTGATAAGTTCATTGGTATGCTTGACATATTCGGCTTTGAGGtcttcaaaaataattctctggaacaattatttatcaacttGACAAATGAGATGTTGCAGAGCAATTTTGTTAACATTGTTTTCAAACGAGAAGCGGAGTTATATGTCTCAGAGGGCATCCCAGCTCCTGTTATCGAATATACAACTAATTATAAG GTTGTGGAGCTATTGTGCAAGGGCAAATGTATACTATCTATTCTAGAAGACCAATGCCTAGCACCTTCTGGATCAGACGAGAAATTTGTATCAAATTGCCAATCAAATTTCAAAGACAACGACAAATTTGAGTTCGTTAAGGTGGGTTCCAACATCAACTTTGCTATTGTACACTCAGTGGGTTCCATTAGTTACAATGCGACAAACTTCTTGCTCAAAAATAAGGATGTGCTTAGGGCCGAAATGACTACATGCGTTCAGCAGAGCGAGAATGCAATTGTAAAGGAACTATTTGCAACAGTAAAAAAGACAGAGCATGGGAAAATTGCCAAGGGGTCCCTAATTGGTTCTCAATTCCTAGTCCAATTGCAGTCCCTTATGGACCTAATCAACAGCACAGATCCTCATTTTGTCAGGTGCATAAAACCAAATGAGACCAAAAAACCCTTGGAATGGATTTCTACGAAGGTTCTGATTCAAATACATGCTCTTTCTGTTATAGAAATACTTGGACTCAGACAATTAGGGTATTCCTATAGGAGGCCATTCAAGGACGTGATAGATCAATACTCCTTCTTAGTAGGCCAAGATGATTGCGATGATATAACCAGAATACTGGAGATGCTAAAGGAAAATGTGGGCAATGAAGGCTATGCCATCGGCAAGACTATGGTATTCATGACATCTCAAGTGAATAAGGAGCTGACCAAATTGCAGCGTGGGAAACTCGCCGCATGGAATCCATTGATGAAGCTTGTAGAATCAAATTGTGAGAAGATGGCGTTAAAGAAGAAGTTGGACAAGCATTTGCCCAATTTGGCCAAATTCCAAGCGTATTTACGCAAGGCTATTTATGCATAA
- a CDS encoding nuclear fusion protein, putative (GEX1) (overlaps_old_locusTagID:BBM_II04185), which produces MNIFTVYIILLTVINVIATKASYREFPESAKQQLERGRAAYVEIIANATSASTIPESTGLANIASKDVNLISVKHISEGDCWNFVLEEVESLDLEKCEGEGDSSRSLIALARTRCFFFKSQRPFPTIKDGCILNPRNIPAEMLKTQFPNFETNPCINDYKSHDCERLKFEIVKKCTSSKILSDSAFQIFHADVNHIDDICFYLQSTAWRQRTEYNINKLGESAGTIIESHSLIQSYLDNMKMNQEEQIVQAQWMSEWLSQVKGELSDMFNILISIKGYHSKILDAVSAFRTTVIYSIILAVILFLTLNVSTKSLRSLLITYVIGAWLVELSLKKLFSTQFSVWIEMSYLSNYITTAALHSRMSQLVRLTLGISCSRIWLKSLITYKSPEEIVRCEMKDLKKLLSNSQRWVVKSVKHEDVYTLEDVVATYNSDASSEGTFDSYGSSTDTYESQSLGSDSINLVNEHLSELRHSRRQGRCNYSYT; this is translated from the exons ATGAATATTTTCacagtatatattatactaTTAACTGTGATAAATGTTATAGCCACCAAAGCTAGCTACCGTGAGTTTCCAGAATCCGCTAAACAGCAATTGGAACGGGGTCGAGCAGCATATGTCGAAATTATCGCCAATGCCACTAGTGCCAGCACTATCCCTGAATCTACCGGCCTGGCAAATATCGCCAGCAAAGATGTCAATTTGATATCTGTTAAGCATATTTCGGAAGGAGATTGTTGGAATTTTGTGCTGGAAGAGGTGGAATCGTTGGATTTGGAAAAGTGTGAAGGTGAGGGAGATTCATCGCGATCACTAATAGCTCTCGCTAGAACAAGGTGCTTCTTTTTCAAATCCCAACGCCCATTCCCTACAATTAAAGATGGATGCATACTAAATCCTAGAAATATCCCAGCAGAAATGTTAAAAACACAATTCCCTAACTTTGAAACTAACCCATGTATCAATGATTACAAAAGTCATGATTGCGAGAGGctcaaatttgaaatagtCAAAAAATGTACTTCATCAAAAATCCTATCCGATTCTGCCTTTCAAATCTTTCACGCAGATGTAAATCACATAG ATGACATTTGTTTCTACCTACAATCCACTGCTTGGAGGCAACGAACGGAATATAAT ataaataaattgggAGAATCAGCTGGAACAATCATTGAATCTCACAGCTTGATACAAAGCTATTTGGAcaatatgaaaatgaatcAGGAGGAGCAAATTGTACAGGCACAATG GATGAGCGAATGGCTCTCACAAGTAAAGGGGGAATTATCGGATATGTTtaacatattaatttcCATTAAAGGATATCACAGCAAAATTCTGG atgcAGTATCTGCATTTAGGACCACggtaatttattcaataattttggcCGTTATATTGTTTCTGACTCTTAATGTCTCAACTAAGTCTTTGAGATCATTATTGATTACGT aTGTTATAGGAGCTTGGCTAGTAGAATTGTCGCTGAAAAAGCTGTTTAGCACACAGTTTAGCGTTTGGATCGAAATGAGTTACTTGAGTAATTATATTACGACTGCCGCTTTACACTCGAGAATGTCCCAGTTGGTTCGATTG ACATTAGGCATTTCTTGTTCCAGAATTTGGCTCAAGAGTTTAATCAC TTACAAGTCGCCAGAGGAAATAGTAAGGTGCGAAATGAAGGATCTGAAGAAGCTGTTAAGTAATAGCCAACGATGGGTTGTAAAATCAGTGAAACACGAAGACGTATATACACTGGAGGACGTGGTTGCCACTTACAACTCAGATGCCTCAAGCGAAGGTACATTCGACAGCTATGGTTCATCAACAGATACATATGAATCGCAGAGTCTGGGATCAGATTCAATCAATCTGGTAAATGAACATCTGTCAGAGCTCAGACACAGTAGGAGGCAGGGTAGGTGTAATTACAGTTACACTTAA
- a CDS encoding hypothetical protein (overlaps_old_locusTagID:BBM_II04185), giving the protein MLLDTAESIRSVLCKVSKILNLCKSSVINKESLRDDCDDIIKQICDIHSRLMHSVSEVDTDIFPKTIPYTNLLHLQATNKIALNESEQQLDEILQS; this is encoded by the coding sequence ATGCTGTTGGATACTGCGGAAAGTATCCGCAGTGTACTCTGCAAGGTGTCAAAAATTCtaaatttgtgtaaatCATCAGTGATAAACAAGGAATCATTGCGGGATGATTGTGATGacattattaaacaaatctGCGACATTCACAGCAGGCTAATGCACTCTGTAAGTGAGGTGGATACGGATATATTTCCCAAGACGATCCCCTACACCAACCTATTACACCTGCAGGCGACGAACAAAATCGCGCTTAATGAGTCGGAGCAACAGTTGGatgaaattttacaatcttaa
- a CDS encoding Protein angel homolog 2 (overlaps_old_locusTagID:BBM_II04190), whose translation MGNMKDTEMYRFWVSEVNQDSSLSEERLPFSSDASEASSPLDTSKASHISSNLRIMTFNSLAHSLVDFKYEENDKDVMDWDARKIAILNVIKRAKAHIVCLQEIDSNDYSEFFSHKFKDLGYEGIYKQKNDRKDGVAILYDSDIFDILFVDSFDYPSPSRSQVAIILSLVVKRDVDFEQMELSESNDDVSKSNKLPSIGGFNNLTVCNTHLLFNRKRGDIKLFQLINLLTHVIQMEEKCRNYFTSHGQDFTPSTFICGDFNFTPQSLLYKFLDKGYIDLYKARVDHLSGQHLMFEHSYNVNSHGHHHSGATVHTNYRDDILKPSNTIKQMEFNKEEHINKFCTVSDCPRYSTVDDDHNNCDNGSLYNALQYCASIHLFKQVPEYLKLKLMKSFGDLTPDTVSSEGKYTTETSDVKNFGLFESRHPTLLYCPIKLRSAYSSFDPYLRTYQEPAFTAFHGWQRGCVDYIWYTPKFVQVKAIFNMPSYGEVTSHGNMPNKGWPASDHFSLVSEFTKKD comes from the exons ATGGGCAATATGAAGGACACCGAAATGTACCGCTTTTGGGTATCAGAAGTGAATCAGGATTCCAGCCTTTCTGAGGAGAGACTACCATTTTCTTCTGATGCCTCAGAGGCTTCCTCCCCATTAGATACTTCCAAAGCCAGCCAtatatcatccaatttgCGAATTATGACTTTTAACTCGCTAGCCCACAGTCTGGTGGATTTTAAGTACGAGGAAAATGACAAGGATGTTATGGATTGGGATGCCAGAAAGATTGCCATTTTAAATGTGATTAAAAGGGCGAAAGCCCATATAGTTTGTCTCCAAGAGATTGATTCTAATGATTATTCTGAATTCTTTTCTCATAAATTTAAGGATCTAGGATACGAAGGCATTTATAAGCAGAAGAATGACCGTAAAGATGGCGTGGCCATCCTCTATGACTCTGATATTTTCGACATTCTGTTCGTTGATAGTTTTGACTACCCATCTCCAAGTAGATCACAAGTGGCAATTATACTGTCACTAGTCGTCAAAAGGGATGTAGATTTTGAGCAAATGGAATTATCAGAGTCAAATGATGATGTCAGTAAATCCAATAAGTTGCCTTCAATTGGAGGATTTAATAACCTTACCGTATGTAATACCCACCTGCTGTTCAACCGCAAGCGGGGtgatatcaaattattcCAACTAATAAACTTACTAACACATGTAATACAGATGGAGGAGAAGTGtcgcaattattttacTAGTCATGGGCAGGATTTTACCCCTTCCACATTTATTTGTGGCGACTTTAATTTCACACCACAATCATTGTTGTACAAATTCCTAGATAAGGGATATATAGACTTATATAAGGCACGGGTGGATCACCTTTCTGGTCAACACTTGATGTTTGAACACTCTTACAATGTGAATTCGCATGGACACCATCATTCAGGGGCCACAGTACATACAAATTACAGAGATGACATTTTAAAACCATCAAACACTATCAAACAAATGGAATTTAATAAGGAggaacatataaataagTTTTGTACAGTTTCTGATTGTCCAAGATATTCAACTGTTGATGATGACCATAACAATTGTGATAATGGATCATTATACAATGCATTACAATATTGCGCCTCAATACACTTGTTTAAACAAGTACCTGAGTATTTGAAGTTGAAGTTGATGAAGTCATTTGGCGACTTAACTCCAGACACTGTTTCCAGTGAGGGGAAATATACAACTGAGACTAGCGATGTGAAGAACTTTGGCCTTTTTGAATCTCGTCATCCAACTTTACTTTATTGCCCCATTAAGTTGCGTAGTGCTTACAGTTCTTTTGACCCATACCTAAGAACTTACCAAGAGCCTGCATTCACTGCCTTCCACGGCTGGCAAAGGGGTTGTGTCGATTACATTTGGTACACGCCAAAATTCGTTCAAGTCAAGGCCATTTTCAATATGCCATCCTATGGAGAAGTTACGTCTCACGGTAATATGCCAAACAAG GGTTGGCCCGCTTCCGATCATTTCAGCCTAGTATCTGAATTTACCAAGAAGGACTGA
- a CDS encoding cleavage stimulation factor subunit 2 (overlaps_old_locusTagID:BBM_II04190;~overlaps_old_locusTagID:BBM_II04195): MGEESSSEVDNESLATSTPACTPAPPLSIKLFVSRVPKSYTDTDLIPHFVPFGKVEEVTIIKDKTTNAHKLCAFVKMGSIADADSAVRALHNIKVLDASLGALQVKYAVGEVARLGLSNANSEPGVDQVKLFIGSVPKTITEEQIKKVFGEYGQVEEVFIMKDLSTGLSKGCAFVKMSYKEQGLYAIKMADGKLTIDNSKPLEVRFAEAKGKQQNAIPGVPIPNIGVGAMARPFQPGVPRQIGVWREYISPDGRPYYFSEQTGLTQWEVPPEFQMGPISTVNAMGMHMMPPSTPFDQTVMHMNNITNALYNKQPNATPCGSNGVGQFGPPGANLFIFHIPYDWYYADLVKTFSQFGTIVSARIATDKGTGRNRGFAFVSYSTVESAVKAITCMNGFIIANKKLKVTVKKGEEQYISHLLPSVTANVTPYAQM, from the exons ATGGGCGAAGAATCCAGCTCAGAGGTGGACAATGAATCGTTGGCCACCAGCACTCCGGCTTGTACGCCAGCCCCCCCGCTAAGCATTAAGTTGTTCGTCTCAAGAGTTCCAAAGAGCTATACAGATACAGATCTAATCCCTCATTTTGTCCCCTTTGGCAAAGTCGAGGAGGTCACTATTATTAAGGATAAAACGACCAACGCTCATAAATTGTGTGCGTTTGTTAAGATGG GTTCAATTGCGGACGCAGACTCTGCTGTACGTGCTTTGCATAACATAAAAGTTTTGGATGCCTCTTTAGGCGCACTTCAAGTTAAATATGCAGTGGGAGAGGTGGCTAGATTGGGATTGTCAAATGCAAACAGCGAACCCGGGGTGGATCAGGTCAAACTCTTTATAGGATCGGTGCCTAAAACGATTACGGAGGAGCAAATTAAGAAGGTTTTTGGTGAATATGGGCAAGTGGAAGAGGTTTTCATAATGAAAGACTTATCGACTGGGTTAAGTAAGGGGTGTGCCTTTGTGAAAATGTCGTATAAGGAGCAGGGATTGTATGCTATTAAGATGGCGGATGGTAAACTAACTATCGACAATTCCAAACCCTTAGAAGTGAGATTTGCTGAGGCAAAGGGGAAGCAGCAAAATGCCATACCTGGAGTTCCTATACCTAATATTGGTGTCGGCGCCATGGCTCGGCCATTTCAACCTGGTGTACCTAGACAAATAGGAGTATGGCGAGAATATATATCGCCTGATGGTCGCCCATACTACTTCAGTGAACAGACGGGACTAACTCAATGGGAAGTGCCTCCTGAATTTCAAATGGGGCCCATTAGTACTGTGAATGCAATGGGAATGCACATGATGCCACCTTCTACACCATTTGACCAAACGGTAATGCATATGAACAATATAACCAATGCATTATACAACAAACAGCCCAATGCTACCCCTTGTGGTTCCAATGGCGTTGGTCAATTTGGCCCCCCTGGTGCCAACCTTTTCATATTCCACATCCCCTATGATTGGTACTATGCCGATCTTGTCAAAACTTTCAGTCAATTTGGCACGATTGTAAGTGCGCGTATAGCCACTGACAAGGGCACTGGTCGCAACAGAGGGTTTGCATTTGTCTCTTATTCAACAGTGGAAAGTGCAGTAAAGGCTATCACCTGCATGAATGGGTTCATCATTGCCAATAAGAAACTCAAGGTTACGGTTAAGAAGGGTGAGGAACAGTATATATCACACTTGCTGCCAAGTGTGACTGCCAATGTGACTCCCTATGCCCAAATGTAA